CAAGGCGCTGGCCGAGTTCATGTTCGATTCGGAAGAGCACCTGATTCGCATCGACATGAGCGAGTTCATGGAAAAGCACAGCGTCAGCCGCCTGATCGGCGCGCCGCCGGGCTACGTCGGCTATGACGAGGGCGGCTACCTGACCGAGGCGGTGCGCCGCAAGCCGTACGCGGTGATCCTGCTCGACGAAGTCGAGAAGGCCCACCCGGACGTGTTCAACGTGCTGCTGCAGGTGCTGGACGATGGCCGGCTGACCGACGGCCAGGGCCGTACCGTGGACTTCAAGAACACGGTGATCGTGATGACGTCGAACCTGGGGTCGCACATCATCCAGTCGATGTCCGGCGAGCCGCAGGAGGCGGTCAAGGGCGCGGTCTGGCAGGAGGTGCGCACGCATTTCCGGCCCGAGTTCCTGAACCGGATCGACGAGGTGGTGGTGTTCCACGCGCTGGACCAGAAGAACATCGAGTCCATCGCGCGCATCCAGCTCCAGCGCCTGCAGGCCCGCCTGGCCCGCATGGACATGACGCTGGACGTGAGCGAACAGGCGCTGGAGAAGATCGCCAGCGCGGGCTACGACCCGGTGTTCGGCGCCCGGCCGCTCAAGCGCGCGATCCAGCAGCAGATCGAGAACCCGGTGGCCCGCGCCATCCTCGAAGGCCGGTTCGCCGCCAAGGACGTGGTGCCGGTGGACTACGTGGACGGCGCGTTCACGTTCGGCCGGCTGGTCCACTGACCGGCGCGGCAGGCCGCAGCATCGCAAGGACCTCTTCGGAGGTCCTTTTTTTTGCGCGACAGGTGAATGTCATCGATCAGGAGCCATCCGCGCCGGCGACGACGCCGAACGGGCCGCCCAGCTCCACCACGTGGCCCACGAAAAGTGCTACATCGCCAACTCGGTCAACTTCCCGATCCGCTGCGAGGCCGTCATCGACGCTGCCGCCGCCTGACTTTTGGCGTCATTGCCAGCAGCTTGACCTGCATCAATCCGAGAACGGGAACGGGTCGCTACTATCGACTCCGTCATGGAGATGCGGGGGCGCTCTTCATGACTTGTCTACCCGTTTCCGGAATGGAAACTTGACCCGCAGCGCAACTCCGGCGCTGCGGGTTTTTCTTTTTGGGGCGCCGGCGATGTTCGGCATGCCCATATTCCCGCCCGATCTTATGCAGAAAACGTGCTTGGATCGGCGAAACCATTCGTTCCGTTCAGATAGCCCCGCCGGTAGCCTGTCTCCCTGACAGAAGCCCCGCCGCACCAAGGCGGGGACATTTCACGACAACTCTGACGGGAGCAACCGAAGATGATCCGCAAGCTGGCCCTGGGCCTCGCCGTACTATCCGCCGTGGGCGCCGCCCCCGCGGCCCTGGCCAATACCAACCTGCTGAACGTGTCCTACGACCCCACGCGCGAGCTCTATGTCGACGTGAACGCGGCGTTTGCCAAGGCGTACAAGGCGCAGGGCGGCGATACGGTGCAGATTCGCCAGTCGCATGGCGGCTCGGGCAAGCAGGCGCGGTCGGTGATCGACGGGCTCGATGCCGATGTGGTCACGCTGGCGCTGGGCTACGACATCGACGCGATTGCCGAGAAGGGGCTGATCAAGCCGGACTGGCAGAAGCGCCTGCCGCACAACGCGTCGCCGTACACGTCGACGATCGTGTTCCTGGTGCGCAAGGGCAATCCCAAGCAGATCAAGGACTGGAACGACCTGGTGAAGCCGGGCGTGCAGGTCATCACGCCGAATCCCAAGACCTCGGGCGGCGCGCGCTGGAACTACCTGGCCGCGTGGGGCTATGCGCTGCGCCAGCCGGGCGGCAACGATGCCAAGGCGCGCGAGTTCGTCGGCCAGCTGCTCAAGAACGTGCCGGTGCTGGATTCTGGCGCGCGCGGCGCCACGACGACCTTCGTCGAGCGCGGCCTGGGCGACGTGCTGATCGCCTGGGAGAACGAGGCCATCCTGGCCATCAAGGAGCTGGGTCCGGACAAGTTCGACATCGTCGCGCCGTCCGTGTCGATCCTGGCCGAGCCGCCGGTGGCCGTGGTCGACAAGGTGGTCGACAAGAAGGGCACCCGCAAGGCCGCCGAGGCGTACCTGCAGTTCCTGTACACCGACGAGGGCCAGGAGATCGCGGCCAAGAACTACTACCGGCCGATCTCGGAGAAGGTGGCGGCCAAGTACGCGGCCAACTTCCCGAAGGTGAAGCTGTTCACGATCGACGAGGTGTTCGGCGGCTGGGCCAAGGCCCAGAAGACCCACTTTGCCGATGGCGGCTCGTTTGACCAGGTGTACCAGCCCGGCAAGCGGTAATCACGATGGCGCGGCGGCGCGGCCAGTCACGGCCCGCCGCGCCGCGCCCGACGAAGGAGCCCCAGATGTCCGCTGTCCGCCCAGCCATATCCCCCCGCATCGCCCTGGCGCGATGTCCCGCCTGACCTGAAGTCTTTCCCACGCATGACGTACCCGCATGCCGCGCACCGCGCCGGCAGGGCGTCGTGCGGCCGCGTCACCGTCCCTGCCACATCGTCCGACTCCGAGGAAACCCATGACATCGTCCGCTCCTGCCGCCTTTCATCCCCATTCCCTGCGCCGACGCCTGCTGCTCGGCGCGCTCGTGATCGCCACCGGCGTGGCCTACGGGCTGCTGGCGTCGCCGGCCCAGGCCCAGTCGTCCACGGTCAATGGCCGCGAACTCCGCATCGGCTATCAGAAGTACGGCACGCTGACGCTGCTCAAGGCGCGCGGCACGCTGGAAAAGCGGCTGGCGCCGCAGGGCATCACGGTCAAATGGACCGAGTTCCCGGCCGGCCCGCAGTTGCTGGAAGGGCTCAACGTCGGCGCGATCGACTTCGGCACAGTTGGCGAGGCGCCGCCGATCTTCGCGCAGGCCGCCGGCGCGCAGCTTGCCTACATCGGCAACGAGCCGCCGGCGCCCACCTCGGAAGCCATCGTCGTGCCGAAGGCGTCGGCGCTGAAGTCCGTGGCCGACCTGCGCGGCAAGCGCGTGGCGCTGAACAAGGGCTCGAACGTCCATTACCTGCTGGTGCGGCAGCTTGAACGCGCCGGCATTCCCTGGAACGAGATCCAGCCGGTCTACCTGCCGCCGGCCGACGCCCGCGCGGCGTTCGAGCGTGGCGCGGCGGACGCCTGGGTGATCTGGGACCCGTTCCTGGCCGCCGCCGAAAAGCAGCTCGGCGCCCGCGTGCTGGCCGATGGCCGCGACGCGGCAGGCCGCAACGTCGTCAGCAATCACCAGTTCTACCTGGCGTCGCGGCCGTACGCGAACGTGCGGCCCGACGTCGTGAACGCGATCCTCGACGAGCTCGCGCAGCTTGGCCAATGGGCCGAGAAGCATCCGAAGGACGCCACCCAGTTCCTGGCCCGCGAAACCGGGCTGGATGCCGGCGTGCTGGCGCTGGCCGTCTCGCGCTTTGCCTATGGCGCGCGGCCCGTGACGGCCGAGGTGCTGGCCGAGCAGCAGCGCATTGCCGACGCCTTCGTGACGCTGAAGCTGATTCCCAAGCCGATCAAGGTGGCCGATGCCGCCTGGCAGCCGCCCGCAGCCGCCGCCACTGCGCAGCGCTGATCCATCCCCCCATCGACGAGAGGCCCGACATGCAAGTTTTCTGGTTCATCCCGACCCATGGCGACAGCCGCTACCTGGGCACGTCCGAAGGCGCGCGCGAGGTCAGCTTCGACTACCTGAAGCAGATTGCCGTCGCCGCCGACACGCTCGGCTACGAAGGGGTGCTGATTCCCACCGGCCGGTCCTGCGAGGACCCGTGGGTGGCCGCGTCGGCGCTGGCCGCCGTCACGCGCCGGCTCAAGTTCCTGGTGGCCGTGCGGCCCGGCCTGATGACGCCGACGCTGGCCGCGCGCATGGCCGCCACGTTCGACCGCATCTCGGGCGGCCGGCTGCTCGTGAACCTGGTGACCGGCGGCGACACGGCCGAGCTGGAAGGCGACGGCCTGTTCCTCGACCACGCGGCGCGCTACGAGGCGTCGTCCGAATTCATCCGCATCTGGCGCGACGTGCTGGCCGCCAGCCACGACGCCGGCGAGGTGTCGGCCGCAGGCCGCCACCTGACCGTCAAGGGCGCCCGCGTGCTGTATCCGCCCGTGCAGCGGCCGCATCCGCCCGTGTACTTCGGCGGCTCGTCGGCCGCTGCGCACGACCTGGCGGCCGAGCAGGTCGATGCCTACCTGACCTGGGGCGAACCGCCGGCCGAAGTGGCCAGGAAGATCGCCGATGTACGCGCCCGCGCGGCCCGCCATGGCCGTACCGTGCGCTTTGGCATCCGGCTGCACGTGATCGTGCGCGAGACCGAGGCCGCCGCCTGGGCCGCCGCCGAGGACCTGATCAGCCGGCTCGACGACGACACCGTGGCGCGCGCCCAGGCCGTCTTCGCCAAGATGGATTCCGAGGGCCAGCGCCGCATGGCGGCGTTGCACGGCG
This sequence is a window from Cupriavidus pauculus. Protein-coding genes within it:
- the ssuD gene encoding FMNH2-dependent alkanesulfonate monooxygenase, producing MQVFWFIPTHGDSRYLGTSEGAREVSFDYLKQIAVAADTLGYEGVLIPTGRSCEDPWVAASALAAVTRRLKFLVAVRPGLMTPTLAARMAATFDRISGGRLLVNLVTGGDTAELEGDGLFLDHAARYEASSEFIRIWRDVLAASHDAGEVSAAGRHLTVKGARVLYPPVQRPHPPVYFGGSSAAAHDLAAEQVDAYLTWGEPPAEVARKIADVRARAARHGRTVRFGIRLHVIVRETEAAAWAAAEDLISRLDDDTVARAQAVFAKMDSEGQRRMAALHGGGASRTRAALEVSPNLWAGVGLVRGGAGTALVGDPRTVAARMEEYAALGIDTFILSGYPHLEEAYRFAELVFPLLPRTVRDKLPGQVLSGPFGEVMATGLVPRASQS
- a CDS encoding sulfate ABC transporter substrate-binding protein → MIRKLALGLAVLSAVGAAPAALANTNLLNVSYDPTRELYVDVNAAFAKAYKAQGGDTVQIRQSHGGSGKQARSVIDGLDADVVTLALGYDIDAIAEKGLIKPDWQKRLPHNASPYTSTIVFLVRKGNPKQIKDWNDLVKPGVQVITPNPKTSGGARWNYLAAWGYALRQPGGNDAKAREFVGQLLKNVPVLDSGARGATTTFVERGLGDVLIAWENEAILAIKELGPDKFDIVAPSVSILAEPPVAVVDKVVDKKGTRKAAEAYLQFLYTDEGQEIAAKNYYRPISEKVAAKYAANFPKVKLFTIDEVFGGWAKAQKTHFADGGSFDQVYQPGKR
- a CDS encoding sulfonate ABC transporter substrate-binding protein — its product is MTSSAPAAFHPHSLRRRLLLGALVIATGVAYGLLASPAQAQSSTVNGRELRIGYQKYGTLTLLKARGTLEKRLAPQGITVKWTEFPAGPQLLEGLNVGAIDFGTVGEAPPIFAQAAGAQLAYIGNEPPAPTSEAIVVPKASALKSVADLRGKRVALNKGSNVHYLLVRQLERAGIPWNEIQPVYLPPADARAAFERGAADAWVIWDPFLAAAEKQLGARVLADGRDAAGRNVVSNHQFYLASRPYANVRPDVVNAILDELAQLGQWAEKHPKDATQFLARETGLDAGVLALAVSRFAYGARPVTAEVLAEQQRIADAFVTLKLIPKPIKVADAAWQPPAAAATAQR